A portion of the Anabas testudineus chromosome 22, fAnaTes1.2, whole genome shotgun sequence genome contains these proteins:
- the naif1 gene encoding nuclear apoptosis-inducing factor 1, whose amino-acid sequence MASVAKKRKMNFSEREVEIIVEEIEKQKHTLVNHFNAGVTHMAKNNAWVDILKKVNAVTTCPRELPEVKKKWSDMKTEVRRKVAQARAAIEGTSADCTPVPVILTAMQQRICNLLGEATIISLPAGDSDAEITLPVTVNAATTVTLEETLPGGSVTVCDEAKPLNAETTYHTLEDGGVVEYCTTTVSDSTPTVVAAVEAPVEMLASSSASPPPPQGQAKPQELKSRIALNSARLLQEQRVTNVHIRQIAQHLEGQNELLQMMRRSQEAQAFAQERQAQALEGTQAALLALVQMLRPALKDLRKFLQSGTEVTNPCSSAAGGLADGARAEEQSKPKTPPHPAQQAEETQ is encoded by the exons ATGGCATCGGTCgcgaaaaagagaaaaatgaatttcTCGGAGAGAGAGGTGGAAATTATAGTGGAAGAAATAgagaaacaaaagcacacactgGTTAACCACTTCAATGCTGGAGTCACCCACATGGCAAAGAATAACGCGTGGGTGGACATTCTGAAAAAGGTGAACGCTGTCACCACCTGTCCCAGAGAGTTGCCCGAGGTGAAAAAGAAGTGGTCTGACATGAAGACGGAGGTTCGGCGGAAAGTGGCCCAGGCGCGGGCCGCTATAGAGGGGACGTCCGCCGATTGCACTCCAGTTCCCGTCATCCTGACTGCGATGCAGCAGAGGATCTGTAACCTCCTTGGGGAGGCCACCATCATCAGCTTGCCTGCAGGAGACTCAGATGCTGAGATAACTTTACCTGTCACAGTGAACGCCGCCACCACCGTCACTCTGGAAGAAA CTCTTCCAGGCGGTTCAGTTACAGTCTGTGATGAAGCAAAGCCACTAAATG CTGAAACCACTTATCACACCTTAGAAGATGGAGGTGTGGTGGAGTACTGCACCACAACTGTAAGTGATTCCACTCCTACTGTGGTAGCAGCTGTCGAGGCTCCAGTGGAGATGCTGGCCTCATCTTCAGcatccccacctccacctcaggGTCAGGCCAAACCTCAGGAACTGAAGAGCCGCATCGCTCTCAACTCTGCCCGCCTGCTGCAGGAGCAGAGAGTCACCAATGTCCACATCCGACAGATCGCCCAGCACCTGGAGGGGCAGAACGAGTTGTTGCAGATGATGCGGCGCTCACAGGAAGCTCAGGCATTTGCACAGGAAAGACAGGCCCAGGCCCTGGAAGGTACACAGGCTGCCCTTCTTGCATTAGTGCAGATGCTCAGGCCCGCACTTAAAGACCTACGCAAATTTCTGCAGAGTGGGACAGAGGTTACAAACCcctgcagctcagcagcaggAGGGCTGGCTGACGGGGCACGAGCTGAGGAGCAAAGCAAGCCCAAAACACCTCCACATCCTGCACAACAAGCAGAGGAGACAcaatag
- the slc25a25b gene encoding calcium-binding mitochondrial carrier protein SCaMC-2-B, protein MHQQGSFMSPLLNDVFCQCRSAETHPGVDPGGGGGGHGHVEDSSSALPSKPVSREPVAADWHSDPGQSEHPCEICGGSEQEHRLKVLFQVLDVNGDGGICVNDLTIGLKKLGVHRTEHELRKIVKAGDKDLDGQLDFEEFVHYLRDHEKKLRLVFKSLDKKNDGRIDSQEIMQSLRDLGVNISEEQAEKILKSMDKNGTMTIDWNEWRDYHLLHPADNIPEIILYWKHSTIFDVGESMIVPDEFTAEEKKTGMWWRHLVAGGGAGAVSRTCTAPLDRLKVLMQVHASKSNSMRIAGGFSQMIREGGVRSLWRGNGINVIKIAPESAIKFMAYEQIKRLIGLNQETLGITERLVAGSLAGAIAQSSIYPMEVLKTRLALRKTGQYSGILNCAKHILQKEGVAAFYKGYVPNMLGIIPYAGIDLAVYETLKNSWLQRYATDSADPGVFVLLACGTTSSTCGQLASYPLALVRTRMQAQATLVGGPQMTMSGLFRHIVRTEGAMGLYRGLAPNFMKVIPSVSISYVVYEYLKIALGVQSK, encoded by the exons ATGCACCAGCAGGGCTCGTTTATGTCCCCCCTGCTCAACGATGTGTTCTGCCAGTGCAGGTCAGCAGAAACGCACCCAGGGGTCGACCCgggcggcggcggcggcggacATGGACACGTCGAGGATTCCTCGTCAGCTCTCCCATCTAAACCCGTTAGCAGAGAGCCCGTGGCCGCAGACTGGCACTCGGACCCCGGCCAGTCGGAGCATCCGTGTGAGATATGTGGGGGCTCCGAGCAGGAGCACAGACTGAAAGTGCTGTTCCAGGTCCTGGACGTGAACGGTGATGGAGGCATATGTGTCAACGACCTGACGATTGGGCTGAAAAAATTAGGAGTACATCGCACTGAACATGAGCTCAGG AAAATAGTTAAGGCGGGAGACAAAGACCTGGACGGACAGTTAGACTTTGAGGAGTTTGTTCATTATCTCAGAGACCATGAGAAGAAACTCCGGCTGGTCTTCAAGAGTTTGGACAAGAAGAATGATG GCCGGATCGACTCACAGGAAATCATGCAGTCTCTGCGTGACCTGGGGGTAAACATCTCTGAGGAACAGGCTGAGAAGATTCTCAAAAG TATGGACAAAAATGGAACAATGACAATTGACTGGAATGAGTGGCGGGATTACCACCTCCTGCATCCAGCAGACAACATTCCGGAGATCATCCTCTACTGGAAACACTCCACG ATTTTTGATGTTGGGGAGAGTATGATAGTGCCTGATGAGTTcacagcagaagagaaaaaaacaggaatgtGGTGGCGACATCTAGTGGCCGGAGGGGGAGCGGGTGCAGTGTCTCGAACCTGCACTGCACCACTAGACAGACTCAAAGTTCTCATGCAG GTTCATGCCTCCAAGAGCAACAGCATGCGTATTGCTGGGGGGTTTAGCCAGATGATCCGGGAGGGTGGTGTGAGGTCACTGTGGCGAGGAAACGGCATTAATGTCATCAAAATTGCCCCAGAGTCTGCTATTAAGTTCATGGCCTATGAACAG ATTAAACGATTAATTGGACTGAACCAGGAGACGCTTGGTATCACAGAGAGACTGGTGGCTGGTTCGCTGGCTGGGGCAATCGCTCAGAGCAGCATCTACCCCATGGAG GTACTGAAGACACGATTGGCCCTGAGGAAGACGGGTCAGTACTCGGGCATCTTGAATTGTGCAAAGCATATCTTACAGAAGGAGGGTGTGGCTGCTTTTTACAAGGGGTATGTCCCCAACATGCTGGGGATCATCCCCTATGCTGGCATCGACCTGGCTGTGTATGAG ACTCTGAAGAATTCGTGGCTCCAGCGCTACGCCACAGACAGTGCTGATCCAGGAGTGTTTGTGCTTCTGGCTTGTGGCACCACCTCCAGTACGTGTGGTCAGCTGGCCAGCTACCCACTTGCCCTGGTGAGGACTCGAATGCAGGCCCAAG CTACTCTGGTAGGTGGCCCTCAGATGACCATGTCTGGCCTGTTCAGACACATCGTAAGGACTGAGGGGGCAATGGGACTCTACCGAGGCCTGGCGCCCAACTTCATGAAGGTCATTCCATCTGTTAGCATCAGCTACGTGGTATATGAATACCTCAAGATTGCCCTGGGGGTCCAGTCAAAGTAA